Genomic DNA from Desulfonema ishimotonii:
CCGGACGCGGATATCCCGGAGGCGGACATCCCCGTCTCCTTTACCCACAAACCGGTCCATAAGCGGATGCTCATCGTTGCGGCAGGTCCGCTTTTTAATTTTCTGCTGACGCTTATCATCTTTTTCGGACTGTTCCGGGTGAGCGGGGTCTTTGTGTCCCAGGCGCTGGTGGGCGATGTCAAAAAAGACTCGCCTGCCTATGTGGCCGGGCTTCAGAAAGATGACCGGATTGTGGCCATTGACGGCACAGCCGTGGAGACCTGGGATGATATGGCCGAGATCATTTCCGGGTGCGGGGGCCGGGAGCTGGCCGTTTCCGTTCAGCGGGACGGCGCGGTGCGGGTGCGCCGCATTGTGCCGGAGGCCATTGAGAGTACCAACATCTTCGGAGAGAAGATCTCCCGCTATGTGATCGGCATCACCTCCTCCTCGGAACGATCCCACAGGCGTCTGAACACGGTTCAGGCCCTTGGCGAGAGCTTCCGTCAGACGTATGAGATTACCAGACTGACGGTTGTCAGTATCGGAAAGATGGTCCAGGGCAGGATATCGGTCAAGGAGAACCTCGGCGGCCCCATTGTCATTGCCCAGATGTCGGGCCAGATGGCGGAGCGCGGGACGGCGGATCTGATTTTCTGGATCGCCCTGCTGAGCGTCAGCCTCGGCATTCTGAACCTCTTTCCCATACCGGTTCTGGACGGCGGTCATCTCCTCTTCTTTTTTATTGAGGCGGTATCGGGACATCCTGTCAACACCAGGGTCCGGGAACTGGCCCAGCAGGCCGGTTTTTTTGTACTGCTTCTGCTGATGATTTTTGTCTTCTACAACGACATTTCCCGCATATTTGCGTCCAGTTAGACCATAACCCTGTAATGTAACATACCCTTTGAGAACATTGATCTTTCCCGATTTTCTGCCCCGGCGGAAATTTCACTGCCGAAAGTCCGGTCCGTATTTTGAATATCTTCAGCCGGTAAAAGATTTTCTCAGCAGGGGGGTACATTACACCATAACCCTTAGCCACAATTCCCGATAATAACTATGCCACACAGACTTGAGATTACGTTGAAATCCGATCTCCCGGACCCTGAGGGCCTGGGGATCTGCCGGAAAGCCTTCGCGTATTTCGGAACAGAGATCAAGAGCGTCCGTACCGTTCAGGTGATCACCATTGATGCGGCCTTATCTGCCGAACAACTGGAACGGGTCCGGACGGAAATTTTTACCAACCCCGTCACCCAGATATCCTCCTTTGATCCGCTGCCGATCCCCTTTGACCAGACGCTGTGGGTCGGATACCGGCCCGGTGTCCGGGACAATCCGGGGGCAACCGCCGTGGAAGCCGTTGAAGACGTGCTGGGGATCACCTTCGGTCCGGATGAGGCCATTTACACCTCAAAGCGCTACTGCCTGAAAGGCGCGGATCTGACCGATGAGAGTGCCGGGACCATCGCCCGCGAGCTTCTGGCCAACGACATCATTCAGCAGTGGAAAGGCTTTTCAAAGGCGTCCTGGGATGAAGAAAAGGGGATCGGCATCATCATTCCCAAGGTCATCCTGGATCACACGCCGACGGTGACAGCGGTGGCCATTGACAGCGACGAGACCCTGAAGCGGATCAGCGACGAGCGGAATCTGGCCCTGAATCCCAATGATATTCCCGTGATCCGGGCCTATTTTCTGGACAGCACGGTCCGGGAGCAGCGCGAGGCCGTGGGGCTTTCTGGGCCGACGGACATTGAGCTGGAGTATATTTCCCAGGGCCGGAGCGACCATTGCAACCACAACACCTTTCAGGGGCTGTTCCGGTATCAGGAAGGCCCGGACGCCCCGGTCGAGATGGTGGACAACCTCTTTAAAAGCTGCATCCAGGCCCCGACCCTTGATCTGAAGGAAAAGAAGCCGTGGGTCATCTCGGTGCTGTGGGATAACGCCGGGGCCGGGCGTTTTGACGACGATCACTATTATGTCATCACCGGAGAGACCCACAACTCCCCGTCCAATATGGAGGCCTACGGCGGTGCCATTACCGGCATTGTGGGCGTGTACCGCGATCCCCTCGGTACTGGAAAAGGCTCCCGGCTGGTCATGGGCAGCTACGGGTTCTGCGTGGGGAACCGGGAGTATGACGGTCCCCTGAAGCCCCGGCTCCATCCCCGGAGACTTCTGGACGGCGTCATTGAGGGGGTCCGGGACGGGGGCAACAAGAGCGGCATTCCCACGCCCTTCGGACAGGTGCTGTTCCACGACGGCTACATGGGCAAGAGCCTGGTCTTTGTGACCGCACTGGGGATTATGCCCGCAACCGTGGCGGGAACGCCTGCCGATCAAAAGAAAACATCGCCCGGCGATCTGGTGATCATGTGCGGGGGGCGGGTCGGAAAGGACGGCATTCACGGTGTGACCGCCTCCTCGGAGGTCTTTTCCGAACACACCCCGGCCGGCCATGTGCAGATCGGCGACCCGTATACCCAGAAGAAAATGCACGATTTCCTCCTGGAGGCCCGTGACGGAGGGCTGATCGAATTCATCACCGATAACGGCGGCGGCGGCCTTTCCTCCTCGGTGGGGGAGTCGGCCCGGTTCAGCAACGGCTGTGTGATTGAGCTGGAAAAGGTGCCGCTGAAATACGAGGGGCTGGACCAGTGGGAAATCTGGGTGTCAGAGTCCCAGGAGCGGATGACCGTGGCCGTCCGGCCGGAAAATCTGGACCGGTTCATGGCACTTTCTGCCAGACACGCTGTGGAGAGTACGGTGATCGGTGAGTACACCGACTCCGGGAAGCTGCACATCACGTATAACGGCAAGACCTGCGCCTGTGTGGACATGGATCTGCTGACGGCGGGATTTCCCCAGTGGGAGTTTGACGCGCAGTGGAAGACGCCGGAGGACCGAGGCCTGCGTGAGCCGGTTCTCAGACCGCCCCGGGATTACGGAACCCTGCTGTGTGACCTGCTGGCCCGGCCCAATATCTGCTCCAAGGAGTGGATTACCCGGCAATATGACCACGAGGTCCAGGGGAGCAGCGTGATCAAGCCGCTGGTGGGAGAGGCGCGCGATGTCAACAGCGATGCCGCCGTGATCCGGCCCGTGCTGACGTCTGAAAAGGGTCTGGCCTTTGCCCAGAGCCTGCTGCCCCACTATTCGGCCATTGACGCCTGGCACATGACCACCTGCACTGTTGACGAGGCGGTCCGCAGGCTGATCGCGGTGGGCGGACGGCCCGATCACATCGGCGGGGTGGACAATTTCTGCTGGCCCAATATCCAGTATGATCCGGTAAGCAACCCGGACGGAAAGTTTAAGGCTGCCCAGCTGGTGCGCGCCTGCCGGGCGCTGAAAGAGATGTGCCTGGCCTACGGCATCCCGCTGCTGTCGGGCAAGGACAGCATGTATGTGGACGGACACCTGGCCGGTTCCTATGGCGAAACCCACAAGGTGTCCGCCCTTGAAACCCTCCAGTTTTCCACGGTCGGCGTTATTGAAGATGTGAAAAAATGTGTGACAATGGACGCCAAAGTGCCCGGCGATCTGGTCTATGTGCTGGGGACAACCCGCAATGAGCTGGGGGCGTCCGAATATTACGAACATCTGGGCTATGTGGGGGTGAACGTCCCGCAGGTGGACACGGCACGGTTTATGCCGCTTTATGAAGCGTTGCAGACCGCCATCGCAGGGGAAAAAATCGCTTCGGCACACAGCATCTGCCGGGGCGGGCTTGGCGTTCATCTGGCAATGGTGGCCATGGCCGGCAACCGGGGGATGGCGCTCGATCTGGGCGCGGTGCCCGCAGACGGCGCAGACCGGGAGGATACCCGCCTGTTTTCCGAGTCTGCCGGGCGTTTCATTGTCACCGTTGCCCCGGATGAAAAAGAGGCGTTTGAGGCGATATTCAGGGGCATGGCCTGCGCCTGTATCGGAAAAGTGACGGCAGAAAAGGTGCTGACCGTTAACGGTATCAACGGGGAGACACTTCTGCGTGTTCCTGTGGACAGACTGAAGGCAGCCTGGAAAAAGCCTTTCGGAGATTTAATATGAGCAGCGATGTACGTGTGCTGGTTCTGACCGGCTACGGTTTAAACTGTGACTGTGAAACCGCCCATGCCTTTGAGCTTGCCGGGGCCGAATCGCACCGGGTCCATATCAATTCACTGATTGACGGCTCGGTTCATCCGGATGATTTTCAGATCATGGTTTTTGGCGGCGGGTTCAGCTGGGGGGACGATCACGGGGCCGGGGTGATTCAGGCGGTCCGCATGAGAACGAATATCGGTGACCAGCTTCTCTCCTTTGTGAACAGGGGTAATCTGGTGCTGGGCATCTGTAACGGGTTCCAGACCCTGGTCAATCTGGGCCTTCTGCCGGGGATCGACGGGGATTATACCACGCGGTCCGTGGCGCTGACCCATAACGACTGCGGGAATTTCAGGGATGACTGGGTTTCTTTAAAGACCAATGCCGATTCCCCCTGTGTGTTTACAAAAGGCATTGACCGGATATCGCTGCCCATCCGCCACGGCGAGGGCAAGTTCTACACGGACGCGGCCACCCTGGCGCGGCTGGTTGAAAAGAACCAGGTGGTCTTCCGGTATGCCCTGCCCGATGGTGCGGTCGCGGACGGGAAATTCCCTTTTAACCCGAATGGTTCCATGGAGGATGTTGCGGGCATCTGTGATACCACAGGCCGTATTTTCGGGCTGATGCCCCATCCGGAGGCGGACCACCATGTTACCAATCAGCCGGACTGGACCCGGAAAAAAGAACGGGAAAAACGCGGGGATCGGGATGAGAATTCCGATCCGAAGGGCATAAAACTGTTTGAAAATGCTGTGAATCATATCCGATCCAATCCCGCATAGGGCGTTTGTCGCTGATATTTTTCCCGGAGTGCGGACGCATCGCTCCCGCACTCCGGTGTGCCCGATTATTAAATAATTTTCAACGCATATAAAAAAATTAACACTTCTCTGTTATTTTTTCACAGATTCCGCTCCGCCACCTCGTCCGCTGTTTTTCAAATATTGTTCTTCATCTGACAAAAAATGGCAATTTTGCTGTTTTCCCCGCTGATTTGTCTCATAATTTTCTGACTGCGATCCGTTTATTAAAAATATACACAGAAATATCAAAATGTAATGCTGTTCATAGCTGTTATCCCGCATCAGGTATTTTTTCCTTTTTGTTTCCGACCGGGATGACTTACCATGTGTGCGGTTATAAGCTTGGTTTATCTGAAGTTTGGCCCTGAAATTGCATATTATTACTTTTGTGAGGGGTGGTTGGGTTTTCATGCAGTTGGGCAAGGGCACCGGGAGGAATTTCAAATGCGCTGTTCAAAAGGGTTTACGTTCATCGAAGTGGTTGTCGTGCTGGCAATTGTTACGATTTTATCAACATTGGTTTTGCCGGATTTTCTGGGGCTGACAAAGCGTGCCCGACTGAAGCGGACGGGGCGCGATATGTATTCCAACCTGCAGAAGGCACGGGTTTCGGCCATCAAAACCGGGCGTTCGTTCCGGGTTGAATTTTTTCAGCCGAACGGAACATCCTACACCATCCGTGATTCGGGGCCGGACGGGGATTTTGATAATGACGATGATGTGACAGAGGTCATCGACATGACGGTCTCCGCTTATAAGGGGATTGCTTTCGGTTCGGGGCATGGGCTGATACCCAGTTCAGAGAGTACCACAGCTACGGATGGGAGCAGTTTCAGCGGGGAGCAGGCGTTATTTAAGGCAGATGGTTCCGCCAAAGGCGGGACCGTATATTTTAAAATAGATGACAGAGATGATACGGTTGCCATAAGCGTTGTGGCTGCAACCGGCAGGGTGAAGATCTGGAAAAATTTCGGAGGTGGCTGGGGGAAATGATGAAAAAATGTCCGGTGATTTTAAAAAGTGAAAAGGGGTTTACGCTGCTGGAGCTGCTGATTGCCACTGTGATTCTGGCGGTCGGCCTGCTGGGGGTTGCGGCGCTTCAGATGGTCGCAATTCAGGGCAATGCCCACGGGCACGACATCGCACTGGCGAGCAATGCGATTTCAAATCAGATTGAAGCGCTGAAAAACGGTTCCCCTGACAATGTCGTCTCAGGCGAGGCGTTTGTCGTATTTGTCGGAAAGCAGGCCTACGGCGTAGATGAAGCGCCGACAGACGGCTCTTTTTCTATGAAGCGTGTGACAACAGTGGCAGAAGGCCCTGTGGCAGGGACAAATGACGTGACGGTGGAAGTGTCCTGGACTGATGACAACGGTATTGAGCGGAAAGTTTCGTCCCAGACGCTGATTTCGGGGAGTTGATTCGCGGCAGGAAAAAGAGGGGGCGACGGTTTTGACTGGCAACCCGATCAGGTCAGGAGGGATAGCAGATATGAAAGAACTTTTTTTAAAGAAAATGAAGAGGGATAACTCCGGTTTCACATTGCTCGAACTGATGATTGTAACCGGAATTTTTATGCTGGTACTGATCCCTGTTCTCGGTGTTTTCTCAAGCAGCTATGAGTCATACGTCGTACAGGATGATATCTCCGGGACTCAGGAAAACGTGCGGGCCGGGATGTTGTTTATGAAGCGGGATGTGCGCATGGCCGGTTCAGGTATAAAAGATCTTATAACATTAGACGGGCGACTTTATGGCGTTGAGTTTGAAAATGGTGTCGGGGACACCGGTTCGGACAGATTAACTATTGTCTACCATAATCCTGATAGTTCGCCTTGTGATGATGGCAACGTGCCATCGGGTACCTGGGTGTGTAGTGATTTGCCAACCGTTACGCTTAAAGATAAGATGCCTGAAACGGCCACAGCTGCCGATGTTAATGAGGAATTGAAAGGTTCCGGGTGGGATGAGGATTGTTATTGCGGGGGAACGCTCTATACCAAACCTAAATTTGGATACAGGGTGATTATCACTTCGCCAAAGGGAGACATGTCAAATCTTCTGATCGTCACTGGTGTATTGCCGCTGCCTGATAAATTGCTGAATGGTCCCTTTGATGGTTTTGAGAATAAAGTTCTCAATACTTATCCCAACAAAAGCACTATCAGATTCTTCAATGAGGAGCAGGTCTTAGCTGTGACCTACTATCTTGGCGGAGATAATAACGATACTCTGATGCGAAATTCCAGAAGTTATAATGACGATGTTGGCAATCCTCAACCGCTGGCGGAGAATATCGAAGATCTTCAGTTTGCGCTGTACGGAGATTTTGACGGAGATAACACTGTTGATTTGGAAACCCCGTGTGATACGAATGGCGATTGTATTAACGACGAAAGCCTGACATCGCTGGACGGAGATACGTCAGATGATGGCCTGATAGATTCGGTCCGCGTGGTTCGCATCAGCATTCTGGGGCGGACAGGAACGCCGCACCGGGAACTTTCACCCACAGCCCGTCCGGGCATAGAAGATCATACTGCGGGCAGTGTCGATTATTATCGCCGCAGGCTGTTGCAGGCAGAGGTCAAAGTCCGTAATCTGGGATTGTAAGTTTTCAGGAGATAAATCATGAAATTTCAATTTTTATATTTCAGACAGGTCGCGGCCGATCAGCGGGGGATGGCGCTGATTGTTTCCATGCTTCTGCTGGTTATCCTGACCGTCATCGGCGTTGCTTCCATCAGCACCTCCAATTTTGATATTCTGATCTCTGACGCCCACAAACGTCAGCAGGCGGCATTTTACGCTGCGGAAGCCGGGCTGACCCACGGAAAAGCAACGCTTGCCGGAAGAATACAAAGTGGCGGAACCACGCCGACATGGAATGATGATATTCTGGACGGGGCGACGGATACAGATGTGGATGGGGCGGCAACATTGCTCGAAGATCAGGCGCTTGGAACAAGGTATACCTACACCGTCGTCGTGTATGATAATGTAGATGGTGGTGATCCCGATAATCCTGCGGCAGATGACCAGGACGGCACGATCATCCTTCGCTCAACCTCACAGCCCCGGAATCGCATGGGCGGCAGCGCAACTGTCGAAGTCGCGCTGCGGGGATATTATACCTTTGATACAACCTTTGAGGGGTCTCAGGAAGGCGCTGGGCCGAACAAGGATTATTTCGGCGATGACGCAGGCGCTGTTGACCTGTTTGATGATGATGGTGCTTTGAACACCCAGCTTGGCGGCAGCTGATACCATATTGATGGTTCCGCAAAAAATCTTCCGGTTTTGTTGTGTCTGTGATTCAGGGCTTTTTGCGGGGCTATCAAATTTGAATAATATGTTTTGGAAA
This window encodes:
- a CDS encoding AIR synthase-related protein, encoding MPHRLEITLKSDLPDPEGLGICRKAFAYFGTEIKSVRTVQVITIDAALSAEQLERVRTEIFTNPVTQISSFDPLPIPFDQTLWVGYRPGVRDNPGATAVEAVEDVLGITFGPDEAIYTSKRYCLKGADLTDESAGTIARELLANDIIQQWKGFSKASWDEEKGIGIIIPKVILDHTPTVTAVAIDSDETLKRISDERNLALNPNDIPVIRAYFLDSTVREQREAVGLSGPTDIELEYISQGRSDHCNHNTFQGLFRYQEGPDAPVEMVDNLFKSCIQAPTLDLKEKKPWVISVLWDNAGAGRFDDDHYYVITGETHNSPSNMEAYGGAITGIVGVYRDPLGTGKGSRLVMGSYGFCVGNREYDGPLKPRLHPRRLLDGVIEGVRDGGNKSGIPTPFGQVLFHDGYMGKSLVFVTALGIMPATVAGTPADQKKTSPGDLVIMCGGRVGKDGIHGVTASSEVFSEHTPAGHVQIGDPYTQKKMHDFLLEARDGGLIEFITDNGGGGLSSSVGESARFSNGCVIELEKVPLKYEGLDQWEIWVSESQERMTVAVRPENLDRFMALSARHAVESTVIGEYTDSGKLHITYNGKTCACVDMDLLTAGFPQWEFDAQWKTPEDRGLREPVLRPPRDYGTLLCDLLARPNICSKEWITRQYDHEVQGSSVIKPLVGEARDVNSDAAVIRPVLTSEKGLAFAQSLLPHYSAIDAWHMTTCTVDEAVRRLIAVGGRPDHIGGVDNFCWPNIQYDPVSNPDGKFKAAQLVRACRALKEMCLAYGIPLLSGKDSMYVDGHLAGSYGETHKVSALETLQFSTVGVIEDVKKCVTMDAKVPGDLVYVLGTTRNELGASEYYEHLGYVGVNVPQVDTARFMPLYEALQTAIAGEKIASAHSICRGGLGVHLAMVAMAGNRGMALDLGAVPADGADREDTRLFSESAGRFIVTVAPDEKEAFEAIFRGMACACIGKVTAEKVLTVNGINGETLLRVPVDRLKAAWKKPFGDLI
- the purQ gene encoding phosphoribosylformylglycinamidine synthase I; its protein translation is MSSDVRVLVLTGYGLNCDCETAHAFELAGAESHRVHINSLIDGSVHPDDFQIMVFGGGFSWGDDHGAGVIQAVRMRTNIGDQLLSFVNRGNLVLGICNGFQTLVNLGLLPGIDGDYTTRSVALTHNDCGNFRDDWVSLKTNADSPCVFTKGIDRISLPIRHGEGKFYTDAATLARLVEKNQVVFRYALPDGAVADGKFPFNPNGSMEDVAGICDTTGRIFGLMPHPEADHHVTNQPDWTRKKEREKRGDRDENSDPKGIKLFENAVNHIRSNPA
- a CDS encoding pilus assembly FimT family protein, with product MRCSKGFTFIEVVVVLAIVTILSTLVLPDFLGLTKRARLKRTGRDMYSNLQKARVSAIKTGRSFRVEFFQPNGTSYTIRDSGPDGDFDNDDDVTEVIDMTVSAYKGIAFGSGHGLIPSSESTTATDGSSFSGEQALFKADGSAKGGTVYFKIDDRDDTVAISVVAATGRVKIWKNFGGGWGK
- a CDS encoding prepilin-type N-terminal cleavage/methylation domain-containing protein; translation: MMKKCPVILKSEKGFTLLELLIATVILAVGLLGVAALQMVAIQGNAHGHDIALASNAISNQIEALKNGSPDNVVSGEAFVVFVGKQAYGVDEAPTDGSFSMKRVTTVAEGPVAGTNDVTVEVSWTDDNGIERKVSSQTLISGS
- the rseP gene encoding RIP metalloprotease RseP gives rise to the protein MTSFFAFIVVLGVLVFFHELGHFLVARLCGVGVEVFSLGFGPRLIGRTVGRTDYRISGIPLGGFVKMVGEEPDADIPEADIPVSFTHKPVHKRMLIVAAGPLFNFLLTLIIFFGLFRVSGVFVSQALVGDVKKDSPAYVAGLQKDDRIVAIDGTAVETWDDMAEIISGCGGRELAVSVQRDGAVRVRRIVPEAIESTNIFGEKISRYVIGITSSSERSHRRLNTVQALGESFRQTYEITRLTVVSIGKMVQGRISVKENLGGPIVIAQMSGQMAERGTADLIFWIALLSVSLGILNLFPIPVLDGGHLLFFFIEAVSGHPVNTRVRELAQQAGFFVLLLLMIFVFYNDISRIFASS
- a CDS encoding PilW family protein, with translation MKELFLKKMKRDNSGFTLLELMIVTGIFMLVLIPVLGVFSSSYESYVVQDDISGTQENVRAGMLFMKRDVRMAGSGIKDLITLDGRLYGVEFENGVGDTGSDRLTIVYHNPDSSPCDDGNVPSGTWVCSDLPTVTLKDKMPETATAADVNEELKGSGWDEDCYCGGTLYTKPKFGYRVIITSPKGDMSNLLIVTGVLPLPDKLLNGPFDGFENKVLNTYPNKSTIRFFNEEQVLAVTYYLGGDNNDTLMRNSRSYNDDVGNPQPLAENIEDLQFALYGDFDGDNTVDLETPCDTNGDCINDESLTSLDGDTSDDGLIDSVRVVRISILGRTGTPHRELSPTARPGIEDHTAGSVDYYRRRLLQAEVKVRNLGL
- a CDS encoding pilus assembly PilX family protein, with the protein product MKFQFLYFRQVAADQRGMALIVSMLLLVILTVIGVASISTSNFDILISDAHKRQQAAFYAAEAGLTHGKATLAGRIQSGGTTPTWNDDILDGATDTDVDGAATLLEDQALGTRYTYTVVVYDNVDGGDPDNPAADDQDGTIILRSTSQPRNRMGGSATVEVALRGYYTFDTTFEGSQEGAGPNKDYFGDDAGAVDLFDDDGALNTQLGGS